In Deltaproteobacteria bacterium, the sequence CTTCTTCTATCTGCTGGATCCGGGTTTCAAGACCGATTTTCAGTTCTTCAGCAACCTGGTCTCTCTTTTTGGAATCGAGCCGCCCAGGCGGTGTACCTTCGAGTATCGAGAAGAGATCGAGAAGTACCTCTTCGAGATGGGGGTGGACCGGGGAAAGGCCATGGTCCTGGTCATAGACGAGGGCCAGAAGCTCTCCAGAGATCATATCGAGATCCTGAGGAGCCTTCTCAATTACGAGACCAATGAACACAAACTACTTCAGCTCATCGTTTTTGCGCAGATGGAGTTCTTGGAGAGGGTCAAGGGGCTGGAGAATTTCAAAGACCGGATCAATATGACTTACACGTTTCTTCCCCTTGACGAAGTACAGACCAGGAGCCTGATCGAGCACCGGCTGAGGGTAGCTGGGTTGAACCATGGATCCAGCCTCTTTACGGAAGACGGGTATATGGCCGTCTTCATGAATACCATGGGCTATCCACGCAAGATCATTACTCTGTGCCATCACGCCCTGCTGACTATGATGATTCGGGGCAGGGAGAAGGTGGACGAAGCCGTGGTGCGGCTTGCTTTTCAGACTGGGGGGAGTCGAATTTGAACGGAGAAGAGCAAAAGAAGGGGGATATCGCAGCGACGAACCGACTCCTGGCGGTGATCCGAGGCGAGGACACCTCGATAGACAGGGAGGGTCCGGATCAGCAGAGGGAGCCTCCTCCCGAGGGAAGCAGCCTTCGTTCCGAAAAGAAGACAAAGAAGCGTCGTTCTTTTTCTCTGTTTGCAAAAAGGACGATCGGCCTGGACGTGGGGTCCCACACCGTCAAGTGCGTCCAACTGGAAAGAAGAGGGTTCAACCGGGTTGAACTCGTCGAAGCAAAGGCAGCCGAGGTTCGCACAGAGCCGGGAGGGCAAGAGGGAAAGGACGGCACCTCCGCCAGATTGAGTGCCATCAAGAAGGTGATGGAAGACATGCCGTTCCACCGTGCCAGAGTGGTAACGGCAGTCGGTGGTGTCTCCACGGCCATTCGGCAGGTGGAACTGCCAAAGATGTCGAGCAAAGAGCTCTCCTCCTCGATCAATCTCTGGGCAAGAAACTATATCCCCTTCGATATGAAAGAGGTCCAGTTGGATTATCAGGTTTTCGGTTTTGACAGACCCTCCCGGAAGATACGTCTGATTCTTGTGGCCGTGATCAAACAGTATTTTCAACAGCATATCGACCTGCTCCACCAGGCCGACATCGAACCTGCTCTGGTCGACATCAACCCTCTGGCCGTGATGAACGCCCTTCTGTTCAACGACGAAATCGGAGGAGGCCGGTGTACCATAGTCCTGGATGTGGGGGATAGAAATACCACGCTCTCGATCTACAGTGAAACAGATCAGTACTTTGTTCGTAACCTCATGGTCTCCGGGAGTGATTTCACCCGGGATATTCAACA encodes:
- a CDS encoding AAA family ATPase, producing the protein MEYFRLLGLKSEPFSSTPDPRFFYLSEEYEECLQKLEISIRLRRGLNVILGEVGTGKTTVSRVLLQRFQGEAETYRFFYLLDPGFKTDFQFFSNLVSLFGIEPPRRCTFEYREEIEKYLFEMGVDRGKAMVLVIDEGQKLSRDHIEILRSLLNYETNEHKLLQLIVFAQMEFLERVKGLENFKDRINMTYTFLPLDEVQTRSLIEHRLRVAGLNHGSSLFTEDGYMAVFMNTMGYPRKIITLCHHALLTMMIRGREKVDEAVVRLAFQTGGSRI
- the pilM gene encoding pilus assembly protein PilM produces the protein MNGEEQKKGDIAATNRLLAVIRGEDTSIDREGPDQQREPPPEGSSLRSEKKTKKRRSFSLFAKRTIGLDVGSHTVKCVQLERRGFNRVELVEAKAAEVRTEPGGQEGKDGTSARLSAIKKVMEDMPFHRARVVTAVGGVSTAIRQVELPKMSSKELSSSINLWARNYIPFDMKEVQLDYQVFGFDRPSRKIRLILVAVIKQYFQQHIDLLHQADIEPALVDINPLAVMNALLFNDEIGGGRCTIVLDVGDRNTTLSIYSETDQYFVRNLMVSGSDFTRDIQQRLGLPYRDAERYKQGELVFGEKEPDKLIEIIRPSLDTLIKEVRRSLT